The following coding sequences lie in one Corticium candelabrum chromosome 10, ooCorCand1.1, whole genome shotgun sequence genomic window:
- the LOC134185510 gene encoding BTB/POZ domain-containing protein KCTD9-like: MSKLRLTVRKSGDVSGGVVIRISESDSFEELLATVGSALDVDCDRLFLFPSGGQVTSTDLLNDGDVVHAASGKLLTHSERLKSSNVQPCVTVTGCESPDAGITRNDWVHLNVGGRIFATTRCTLTRHPDSMLARMFGEEIDDGGWSSATDFRGAYLIDRSPEYFEPLLNFMRHGKLILNDGIRPDGVLEEARFYGISAAIDPLTSMVSETENARLRPITRAEFVRLLLATPTTSSLRCQGISLEGVDLSRLDLRHINFKMACLRGANLEDADLSGCSLQMADLRHAVLDGATLRGVRMLRVSLEGTSLRKCDFEDPAGSNASLEGANLRGAIFDGSRMAGCNFRVACMKGASLRGCNLRGAILAGTDLENCDLSGCDLTEANLRGANVVGALFNEMTTAIHMSQTVPSHGQGAVHN; the protein is encoded by the coding sequence ATGTCCAAACTGCGCCTCACAGTTCGCAAAAGCGGCGACGTTTCAGGAGGCGTCGTGATACGTATCAGCGAGAGCGACTCGTTCGAGGAACTACTGGCGACTGTCGGCTCGGCTCTCGACGTCGACTGCGACAGACTCTTTCTCTTTCCGTCCGGCGGCCAAGTGACGTCGACGGACCTACTCAATGACGGCGACGTCGTTCACGCAGCGTCTGGCAAACTGCTAACGCATTCGGAGAGACTAAAATCGAGCAACGTCCAACCGTGTGTGACAGTGACAGGTTGCGAGTCCCCGGATGCCGGCATCACACGAAACGACTGGGTGCATCTCAACGTCGGCGGGCGGATCTTTGCGACGACGCGCTGCACACTGACTCGACATCCGGATTCTATGCTAGCCCGGATGTTTGGAGAAGAGATCGACGACGGTGGGTGGAGCAGTGCAACCGACTTCAGAGGAGCTTATCTCATAGATCGTAGTCCTGAATACTTCGAGCCGTTACTCAACTTCATGCGTCATGGCAAACTGATACTCAACGATGGGATACGACCGGATGGCGTGTTGGAGGAGGCTCGTTTCTATGGCATTTCGGCCGCGATCGATCCCTTGACGTCGATGGTTTCGGAGACTGAGAATGCGAGGCTGCGTCCGATCACGAGAGCCGAGTTCGTTCGACTCCTATTGGCTACACCAACGACGTCATCACTTCGGTGTCAAGGCATCTCACTAGAGGGCGTCGACTTATCCCGACTCGACCTCAGGCATATTAACTTCAAAATGGCTTGCCTACGAGGCGCGAATCTCGAGGATGCCGATTTATCCGGTTGTTCACTACAGATGGCTGACTTGAGGCATGCGGTGTTAGACGGGGCGACGCTCAGAGGTGTCCGTATGCTTCGTGTTTCATTGGAGGGAACGTCACTGCGAAAGTGCGACTTTGAAGATCCGGCTGGAAGTAATGCGAGTCTCGAAGGAGCGAACCTTCGTGGTGCGATATTTGATGGAAGTCGGATGGCCGGATGCAATTTCCGTGTTGCGTGTATGAAGGGTGCGAGTCTGAGGGGGTGTAATCTACGCGGTGCCATTCTGGCGGGTACTGATTTAGAGAATTGCGATCTCAGTGGGTGTGATCTGACCGAGGCGAATCTGAGAGGTGCGAACGTCGTCGGGGCATTATTCAATGAGATGACAACGGCCATTCACATGTCACAAACTGTACCATCACACGGGCAGGGAGCGGTTCACAATTGA
- the LOC134185508 gene encoding protein shortage in chiasmata 1 ortholog-like isoform X2 yields the protein MTEESNAAIVEAYKQTACLYTLIDVADLLINCSFHAATDRFTSIQQQQRDVVGNSLDGLAQSLLANQCALEEQKITHPKIAMLVDMATKIVKNRDKESMKALFVVSRNGDVLLDEISQSLNRVEGLRLKLLYPGNNSSSDLMSSLQDFDCVVTSVSCLPSDGILCDQFQLIVRYENDDSLVFDLVGQQVSSSCVNCKLLVLNVVGFSLQQGVTELDGRDGDWNRQQMTFIGSTKVVEDTDLLQLLEARYNIVVVVRNFNELEDSSGRQYFADVIVDERTGIVLVEQSDLSLPTFLKSLRQRTTFLSFKYETCWIIVRSKLDDAHRQSFGDCCSRNIARLLASSAHFSPEENGFEMRLAYAFGNDETARIVREIGELAYEDTRVWQKSQWIQRSWLTEQMSLHEKFLISIPSINSLSAQVMLTAAPLRDLLSMSREELFSTCRWLPVRVLERFYETTHWGRRTLLSPSDSLVDTLPHLRLDVESTDRYDEEAESEAAMVELVNDMCTPPSVTGLCERTDSLVMTDDVGVDFDSDVSMIEESVESRNYRAQQSRCVGLKSLGRFHGGRTRRRHARDDFAAAAAAAAMGVGDSRREENERYCTMRQSNSRGSSVKSFCREASLPKRVCPSGMDCSVSQSRDEAHYTGCLERCGESVSRYADVVTRGDRRVPSSDLCGELDSYSNSPDWSVYSPTLVSPGSSHSGKRLVYRRVPGSVDGQTKLAFS from the exons ATGACCGAAGAGTCCA ATGCAGCAATCGTGGaggcatacaaacagactgcaTGTTTGTATACTCTGATTGATGTTGCTGATCTCCTGATCAATTGCAGTTTTCATGCAGCAACAG ATCGGTTTACGTCAATTCAACAGCAGCAGCGCGATGTTGTTGGCA ATTCTCTGGATGGTCTCGCTCAGTCTTTGCTTGCGAATCAGTGTGCTCTCGAAGAGCAGAAGATAACACATCCGAAAATTGCTATGTTGGTTGACATGGCAACCAAGATAGTAAAGAACAGGGATAAAGAAAGTATGAAG GCTCTATTTGTTGTATCACGAAATGGCGATGTCTTACTAGACGAGATATCTCAGAGTCTCAACAGAGTTGAAG GTTTGCGACTGAAATTATTGTATCCCGGAAATAACTCTTCAAGTGATCTAATGTCAAG TCTGCAGGACTTTGATTGTGTTGTGACGTCTGTCTCGTGTCTACCGTCTGATGGTATTTTGTGTGATCAGTTTCAACTAATCGTACGATACGAAAACGATGATTCTCTCGTTTTCGATCTCGTTGGCCAACAAGTATCATCGAGTTGTGTCAACTGCAAGCTGCTCGTTCTCAACGTCGTCGGCTTCTCTCTCCAGCAAGGAGTGACAGAACTCGATGGAAGGGACGGCG ATTGGAACCGGCAACAGATGACTTTCATCGGATCAACTAAAGTTGTTGAAGACACGGATTTGTTGCAGCTTTTGGAAGCAAG ATACAACATCGTTGTGGTTGTTCGGAATTTTAACGAGTTGGAAGATTCTTCG GGTCGACAGTATTTCGCAGACGTTATTGTCGATGAACGCACGGGCATCGTTCTCGTGGAACAGTCAGACCTATCCCTGCCTACGTTTCTCAAATCGCTACGGCAACGGACAACGTTTCTCTCTTTCAAATATGAGACTTGCTGGATTATTGTGCGTTCTAAACTCGATGACGCTCACAG GCAGTCGTTCGGAGATTGTTGCAGTAGGAATATTGCGAGACTACTGGCGTCGAGCGCTCACTTCTCTCCGGAGGAGAACGGGTTCGAGATGCGACTGGCGTACGCTTTCGGAAACGACGAGACGGCGAGAATCGTGAGAGAGATCGGCGAGTTGGCGTATGAGGACACAAGAGTATGGCAGAAATCTCAATGGATACAGAGATCATGGCTGACAGAACAAATGAGTCTT CACGAGAAATTTCTTATATCTATTCCAAGTATTAATTCATTGAG TGCTCAAGTTATGTTGACAGCAGCTCCGTTACGAGACCTGCTCTCAATGTCTAGAGAGGAGCTCTTCTCGACATGCCGTTGGCTGCCGGTTAGAGTCCTCGAG CGTTTTTATGAAACAACGCATTGGGGGCGAAGAACTCTCCTCTCGCCGTCGGATTCGTTGGTGGACACTCTCCCGCATCTGAGATTAGACGTCGAATCGACAGACCGGTATGACGAAGAGGCGGAAAGTGAGGCGGCAATGGTCGAACTGGTCAATGACATGTGCACGCCTCCTTCAGTCACCGGTCTCTGTGAACGAACCGACTCGCTGGTAATGACCGACGACGTTGGAGTCGATTTCGACTCAGACGTTTCGATGATAGAAGAGAGCGTTGAGAGTAGAAACTACAGAGCACAGCAGAGTCGCTGCGTCGGCTTGAAATCGTTGGGACGGTTCCACGGTGGCAGAACTCGACGTCGACACGCGCGTGACgattttgctgctgctgctgctgctgctgcaatgGGGGTGGGTGACAGTCGGAGAGAAGAAAACGAGCGGTATTGTACTATGAGACAGTCTAATAGTCGTGGCTCGTCTGTAAAGTCTTTTTGTCGGGAGGCGTCATTGCCTAAACGAGTTTGTCCAAGTGGGATGGATTGCAGTGTGAGTCAGAGTAGGGATGAAGCTCACTACACAGGATGTCTG GAACGATGCGGTGAGTCGGTGTCGCGGTACGCTGATGTTGTCACTCGCGGTGACCGTCGAGTCCCGAGCTCCGACCTTTGCGGCGAATTGGACTCATACTCAA ATTCGCCTGACTGGTCCGTCTACTCTCCCACCTTGGTGAGTCCGGGAAGCTCTCACAGTGGCAAGAGACTCGTGTACAGAAGGGTACCGGGATCAGTGGACGGTCAGACGAAGTTAGCATTTTCGTAG
- the LOC134185508 gene encoding protein shortage in chiasmata 1 ortholog-like isoform X1 has protein sequence MVLECYHVVVDAAIVEAYKQTACLYTLIDVADLLINCSFHAATDRFTSIQQQQRDVVGNSLDGLAQSLLANQCALEEQKITHPKIAMLVDMATKIVKNRDKESMKALFVVSRNGDVLLDEISQSLNRVEGLRLKLLYPGNNSSSDLMSSLQDFDCVVTSVSCLPSDGILCDQFQLIVRYENDDSLVFDLVGQQVSSSCVNCKLLVLNVVGFSLQQGVTELDGRDGDWNRQQMTFIGSTKVVEDTDLLQLLEARYNIVVVVRNFNELEDSSGRQYFADVIVDERTGIVLVEQSDLSLPTFLKSLRQRTTFLSFKYETCWIIVRSKLDDAHRQSFGDCCSRNIARLLASSAHFSPEENGFEMRLAYAFGNDETARIVREIGELAYEDTRVWQKSQWIQRSWLTEQMSLHEKFLISIPSINSLSAQVMLTAAPLRDLLSMSREELFSTCRWLPVRVLERFYETTHWGRRTLLSPSDSLVDTLPHLRLDVESTDRYDEEAESEAAMVELVNDMCTPPSVTGLCERTDSLVMTDDVGVDFDSDVSMIEESVESRNYRAQQSRCVGLKSLGRFHGGRTRRRHARDDFAAAAAAAAMGVGDSRREENERYCTMRQSNSRGSSVKSFCREASLPKRVCPSGMDCSVSQSRDEAHYTGCLERCGESVSRYADVVTRGDRRVPSSDLCGELDSYSNSPDWSVYSPTLVSPGSSHSGKRLVYRRVPGSVDGQTKLAFS, from the exons atGGTACTCGAGTGCTATCACGTTGTTGTAGATGCAGCAATCGTGGaggcatacaaacagactgcaTGTTTGTATACTCTGATTGATGTTGCTGATCTCCTGATCAATTGCAGTTTTCATGCAGCAACAG ATCGGTTTACGTCAATTCAACAGCAGCAGCGCGATGTTGTTGGCA ATTCTCTGGATGGTCTCGCTCAGTCTTTGCTTGCGAATCAGTGTGCTCTCGAAGAGCAGAAGATAACACATCCGAAAATTGCTATGTTGGTTGACATGGCAACCAAGATAGTAAAGAACAGGGATAAAGAAAGTATGAAG GCTCTATTTGTTGTATCACGAAATGGCGATGTCTTACTAGACGAGATATCTCAGAGTCTCAACAGAGTTGAAG GTTTGCGACTGAAATTATTGTATCCCGGAAATAACTCTTCAAGTGATCTAATGTCAAG TCTGCAGGACTTTGATTGTGTTGTGACGTCTGTCTCGTGTCTACCGTCTGATGGTATTTTGTGTGATCAGTTTCAACTAATCGTACGATACGAAAACGATGATTCTCTCGTTTTCGATCTCGTTGGCCAACAAGTATCATCGAGTTGTGTCAACTGCAAGCTGCTCGTTCTCAACGTCGTCGGCTTCTCTCTCCAGCAAGGAGTGACAGAACTCGATGGAAGGGACGGCG ATTGGAACCGGCAACAGATGACTTTCATCGGATCAACTAAAGTTGTTGAAGACACGGATTTGTTGCAGCTTTTGGAAGCAAG ATACAACATCGTTGTGGTTGTTCGGAATTTTAACGAGTTGGAAGATTCTTCG GGTCGACAGTATTTCGCAGACGTTATTGTCGATGAACGCACGGGCATCGTTCTCGTGGAACAGTCAGACCTATCCCTGCCTACGTTTCTCAAATCGCTACGGCAACGGACAACGTTTCTCTCTTTCAAATATGAGACTTGCTGGATTATTGTGCGTTCTAAACTCGATGACGCTCACAG GCAGTCGTTCGGAGATTGTTGCAGTAGGAATATTGCGAGACTACTGGCGTCGAGCGCTCACTTCTCTCCGGAGGAGAACGGGTTCGAGATGCGACTGGCGTACGCTTTCGGAAACGACGAGACGGCGAGAATCGTGAGAGAGATCGGCGAGTTGGCGTATGAGGACACAAGAGTATGGCAGAAATCTCAATGGATACAGAGATCATGGCTGACAGAACAAATGAGTCTT CACGAGAAATTTCTTATATCTATTCCAAGTATTAATTCATTGAG TGCTCAAGTTATGTTGACAGCAGCTCCGTTACGAGACCTGCTCTCAATGTCTAGAGAGGAGCTCTTCTCGACATGCCGTTGGCTGCCGGTTAGAGTCCTCGAG CGTTTTTATGAAACAACGCATTGGGGGCGAAGAACTCTCCTCTCGCCGTCGGATTCGTTGGTGGACACTCTCCCGCATCTGAGATTAGACGTCGAATCGACAGACCGGTATGACGAAGAGGCGGAAAGTGAGGCGGCAATGGTCGAACTGGTCAATGACATGTGCACGCCTCCTTCAGTCACCGGTCTCTGTGAACGAACCGACTCGCTGGTAATGACCGACGACGTTGGAGTCGATTTCGACTCAGACGTTTCGATGATAGAAGAGAGCGTTGAGAGTAGAAACTACAGAGCACAGCAGAGTCGCTGCGTCGGCTTGAAATCGTTGGGACGGTTCCACGGTGGCAGAACTCGACGTCGACACGCGCGTGACgattttgctgctgctgctgctgctgctgcaatgGGGGTGGGTGACAGTCGGAGAGAAGAAAACGAGCGGTATTGTACTATGAGACAGTCTAATAGTCGTGGCTCGTCTGTAAAGTCTTTTTGTCGGGAGGCGTCATTGCCTAAACGAGTTTGTCCAAGTGGGATGGATTGCAGTGTGAGTCAGAGTAGGGATGAAGCTCACTACACAGGATGTCTG GAACGATGCGGTGAGTCGGTGTCGCGGTACGCTGATGTTGTCACTCGCGGTGACCGTCGAGTCCCGAGCTCCGACCTTTGCGGCGAATTGGACTCATACTCAA ATTCGCCTGACTGGTCCGTCTACTCTCCCACCTTGGTGAGTCCGGGAAGCTCTCACAGTGGCAAGAGACTCGTGTACAGAAGGGTACCGGGATCAGTGGACGGTCAGACGAAGTTAGCATTTTCGTAG
- the LOC134185508 gene encoding protein shortage in chiasmata 1 ortholog-like isoform X3, protein MVLECYHVVVDAAIVEAYKQTACLYTLIDVADLLINCSFHAATDRFTSIQQQQRDVVGNSLDGLAQSLLANQCALEEQKITHPKIAMLVDMATKIVKNRDKESMKALFVVSRNGDVLLDEISQSLNRVEGLRLKLLYPGNNSSSDLMSSLQDFDCVVTSVSCLPSDGILCDQFQLIVRYENDDSLVFDLVGQQVSSSCVNCKLLVLNVVGFSLQQGVTELDGRDGDWNRQQMTFIGSTKVVEDTDLLQLLEARYNIVVVVRNFNELEDSSGRQYFADVIVDERTGIVLVEQSDLSLPTFLKSLRQRTTFLSFKYETCWIIVRSKLDDAHRQSFGDCCSRNIARLLASSAHFSPEENGFEMRLAYAFGNDETARIVREIGELAYEDTRVWQKSQWIQRSWLTEQMSLHEKFLISIPSINSLSAQVMLTAAPLRDLLSMSREELFSTCRWLPVRVLERFYETTHWGRRTLLSPSDSLVDTLPHLRLDVESTDRYDEEAESEAAMVELVNDMCTPPSVTGLCERTDSLVMTDDVGVDFDSDVSMIEESVESRNYRAQQSRCVGLKSLGRFHGGRTRRRHARDDFAAAAAAAAMGVGDSRREENERYCTMRQSNSRGSSVKSFCREASLPKRVCPSGMDCSVSQSRDEAHYTGCLERCGESVSRYADVVTRGDRRVPSSDLCGELDSYSSERSSIRLTGPSTLPPW, encoded by the exons atGGTACTCGAGTGCTATCACGTTGTTGTAGATGCAGCAATCGTGGaggcatacaaacagactgcaTGTTTGTATACTCTGATTGATGTTGCTGATCTCCTGATCAATTGCAGTTTTCATGCAGCAACAG ATCGGTTTACGTCAATTCAACAGCAGCAGCGCGATGTTGTTGGCA ATTCTCTGGATGGTCTCGCTCAGTCTTTGCTTGCGAATCAGTGTGCTCTCGAAGAGCAGAAGATAACACATCCGAAAATTGCTATGTTGGTTGACATGGCAACCAAGATAGTAAAGAACAGGGATAAAGAAAGTATGAAG GCTCTATTTGTTGTATCACGAAATGGCGATGTCTTACTAGACGAGATATCTCAGAGTCTCAACAGAGTTGAAG GTTTGCGACTGAAATTATTGTATCCCGGAAATAACTCTTCAAGTGATCTAATGTCAAG TCTGCAGGACTTTGATTGTGTTGTGACGTCTGTCTCGTGTCTACCGTCTGATGGTATTTTGTGTGATCAGTTTCAACTAATCGTACGATACGAAAACGATGATTCTCTCGTTTTCGATCTCGTTGGCCAACAAGTATCATCGAGTTGTGTCAACTGCAAGCTGCTCGTTCTCAACGTCGTCGGCTTCTCTCTCCAGCAAGGAGTGACAGAACTCGATGGAAGGGACGGCG ATTGGAACCGGCAACAGATGACTTTCATCGGATCAACTAAAGTTGTTGAAGACACGGATTTGTTGCAGCTTTTGGAAGCAAG ATACAACATCGTTGTGGTTGTTCGGAATTTTAACGAGTTGGAAGATTCTTCG GGTCGACAGTATTTCGCAGACGTTATTGTCGATGAACGCACGGGCATCGTTCTCGTGGAACAGTCAGACCTATCCCTGCCTACGTTTCTCAAATCGCTACGGCAACGGACAACGTTTCTCTCTTTCAAATATGAGACTTGCTGGATTATTGTGCGTTCTAAACTCGATGACGCTCACAG GCAGTCGTTCGGAGATTGTTGCAGTAGGAATATTGCGAGACTACTGGCGTCGAGCGCTCACTTCTCTCCGGAGGAGAACGGGTTCGAGATGCGACTGGCGTACGCTTTCGGAAACGACGAGACGGCGAGAATCGTGAGAGAGATCGGCGAGTTGGCGTATGAGGACACAAGAGTATGGCAGAAATCTCAATGGATACAGAGATCATGGCTGACAGAACAAATGAGTCTT CACGAGAAATTTCTTATATCTATTCCAAGTATTAATTCATTGAG TGCTCAAGTTATGTTGACAGCAGCTCCGTTACGAGACCTGCTCTCAATGTCTAGAGAGGAGCTCTTCTCGACATGCCGTTGGCTGCCGGTTAGAGTCCTCGAG CGTTTTTATGAAACAACGCATTGGGGGCGAAGAACTCTCCTCTCGCCGTCGGATTCGTTGGTGGACACTCTCCCGCATCTGAGATTAGACGTCGAATCGACAGACCGGTATGACGAAGAGGCGGAAAGTGAGGCGGCAATGGTCGAACTGGTCAATGACATGTGCACGCCTCCTTCAGTCACCGGTCTCTGTGAACGAACCGACTCGCTGGTAATGACCGACGACGTTGGAGTCGATTTCGACTCAGACGTTTCGATGATAGAAGAGAGCGTTGAGAGTAGAAACTACAGAGCACAGCAGAGTCGCTGCGTCGGCTTGAAATCGTTGGGACGGTTCCACGGTGGCAGAACTCGACGTCGACACGCGCGTGACgattttgctgctgctgctgctgctgctgcaatgGGGGTGGGTGACAGTCGGAGAGAAGAAAACGAGCGGTATTGTACTATGAGACAGTCTAATAGTCGTGGCTCGTCTGTAAAGTCTTTTTGTCGGGAGGCGTCATTGCCTAAACGAGTTTGTCCAAGTGGGATGGATTGCAGTGTGAGTCAGAGTAGGGATGAAGCTCACTACACAGGATGTCTG GAACGATGCGGTGAGTCGGTGTCGCGGTACGCTGATGTTGTCACTCGCGGTGACCGTCGAGTCCCGAGCTCCGACCTTTGCGGCGAATTGGACTCATACTCAAGTGAGCGGAGCTCG ATTCGCCTGACTGGTCCGTCTACTCTCCCACCTTGGTGA
- the LOC134185676 gene encoding ceramide glucosyltransferase-like, producing MALSELLFVSVLAVWAWYLLIVHGAALIYAHLKLHRSRQTDGSKTYSDDLPFVSLIKPLLGDDGSLRDNLTTFFQQDYPQEKFEILFCVMDETDPAIEIINQLRKEYPKVQSRLFLGGKCIGVNPKINNMITAFEESQYEFIWICDSSIMVSSDNLLEMVTCLDPGVGIVHQLPFTGSAKSFGAILDKVYFGTQHARVYLVANLLGRNCANGMSWLIRKQALDEIGGLAAFSDFLAEDFFIGKTLWERGWRLVLCSLPALQNRPMASLSVFKGRMVRWTRLRASMMPFPGLLEPLTECLFLGLLGSWAASQLLDCNFYLFFLTHCFIWFLSDLFLLSHIERGEWPSFVLVFLAWLLRETWTTPIFLESLCSQHVAWRGQLFQLHLGGRTIKLQ from the exons ATGGCGCTGAGTGAATTGCTGTTTGTCTCAGTGCTGGCAGTTTGGGCTTGGTACTTGCTCATTGTCCACGGCGCGGCCCTCATTTACGC ACATCTCAAACTGCATCgatcaagacagacagacggatcgAAAACGTACTCGGACGACCTTCCATTCGTGTCTCTCATCAAG CCTTTGCTTGGCGATGATGGCAGTCTTCGTGACAACCTTACAACATTTTTTCAACAAGATTATCCACAAGAGAAG TTTGAAATTCTATTTTGTGTGATGGATGAGACAGATCCTGCTATTGAAATTATCAATCAATTGAGAAAGGAATATCCAAAAGTTCAAAGTAGATTGTTTCTAG GTGGTAAATGCATTGGAGTTAACCCAAAAATCAATAACATGATTACAGCATTTGAAGAGTCACAATACGAATTTATCTGGATATGTGACAGCAGCATCATGG TGTCTAGTGATAACCTCCTCGAGATGGTCACATGCTTGGATCCCGGAGTTGGGATAGTACATCAG TTGCCTTTTACTGGTTCTGCAAAGTCGTTTGGTGCAATCCTTGACAAG GTGTATTTTGGGACACAGCACGCTCGTGTCTACTTGGTTGCTAATCTTCTGGGGAGAAATTGCGCTAATGGAATGTCGTGGCTGATTAGAAAACAAGCACTTGATGaaatag GTGGTTTAGCTGCTTTTTCAGATTTCCTAGCTGAAGATTTCTTTATTGGCAAAACTTTGTGGGAACG TGGATGGCGGTTGGTTCTCTGCTCTCTTCCTGCTCTACAGAATCGCCCAATGGCGTCATTGTCAGTCTTTAAAGGAAGAATGGTGAG GTGGACTCGTTTGAGAGCGTCCATGATGCCATTTCCGGGTCTATTGGAACCGCTCACTGAATGCTTGTTTCTTGGTCTGTTGGGATCCTGGGCAGCGTCCCAGCTGCTTGACTGCAACTTCTACCTCTTCTTTCTTACTCACTGTTTCATCTGGTTTCTATCAGATCTCTTTCTATTGAGTCATATTGAG AGAGGAGAATGGCCGAGCTTTGTGTTGGTCTTTCTTGCTTGGTTGCTGCGAGAAACATGGACGACTCCGATCTTTCTGGAGTCGTTGTGTAGTCAACATGTGGCGTGGCGTGGCCAACTCTTTCAGCTGCATCTCGGTGGCCGGACTATAAAACTCCAATAA
- the LOC134185725 gene encoding armadillo repeat-containing protein 8-like: MIMETEQNAVDALFDSDPEVITSSVRMIKNSIIGSRSRKCSYMSMGVIPRLVHLIGQNEVSSRLVREAVVALGSFAHGTPDTLQAVIDSHAIPLLLRGLFVFEKSVVEACMKTLKIIYQSDKAPGELVYEDPSVLPRLVQLLSECGTFAECAAIIMTKSCVTNYHQITLCAQDIVSAISPLLTKSRQRCQVAAVMCLSAVVYQNQETALAVAQAHFNGDSIPILIKKLLTCDQRADLQLWASKCLCYLFRAQAIPDHESTICVKVVPTLVRLSKSNHPVVLQADAIETLAFVIHDSPKLQELASITDRLIFTLAEYLHRVDLPELQYVKLRRSCFLALAALTQSLEDIRQKVIGLCGIPEHLVSGLEHVDDTVKDASLRCFLSLSRSVRQLRSSLKDENLWKLLLKLLAISNSELLCQSSAVVSNIILDFSPAKELLVQERVLSRLIELTRHEVTAIRVNAVWSLMNAAYHADSNLKNELFDGLGASQLFSLMRDSCPLIVVKSLCLLRNLTTDKLDVDSIMSIHGEDILHHIREIIEESIGLDVTEQALCVLVNIASSKEGRNMMMRNENLIKHLSHFINTDSVQLQSAAVICVLNLALSSEEGATERQVKLEESGVKYALQRASKTQDTCLMDRVKVALEQFDAA; this comes from the exons ATGATCATG GAAACGGAGCAAAACGCAGTCGACGCGCTATTCGACTCCGATCCCGAAGTGATAACATCGTCAGTGAG GATGATAAAGAACAGCATTATTGGAAGTAGATCTAGAAAGTGCAGCTACATGTCTATGGGAGTTATTCCAAG gcTCGTGCACCTGATTGGTCAGAATGAAGTCTCTTCGAGGCTTGTTAGAGAAGCGGTTGTTGCTTTGGGCAGCTTTGCCCATG GAACTCCTGACACCTTGCAAGCGGTGATTGACTCTCATGCTATTCCTTTATTGTTACGAG GTTTATTTGTCTTCGAGAAGTCTGTAGTAGAGGCTTGCATGAAGACGCTCAAGATTATATATCAGTCGGACAAGGCACCTGGAGAGCTTGTATATGAG GATCCTAGTGTCCTTCCTCGGTTGGTGCAGCTCTTATCAGAATGTGGAACGTTTGCTGAGTGCGCTGCAATCATCATGACAAAAAGTTGTGTG ACAAACTATCACCAGATCACTCTCTGTGCTCAAGACATCGTTTCTGCTATTTCACCACTGCTCACTAAATCACGCCAACGT TGCCAGGTGGCTGctgtcatgtgtctgtctgctgttgtgtATCAGAATCAAGAAACTGCGTTGGCTGTTGCACAGG CTCACTTTAACGGTGATTCAATCCCTATTCTCATAAAAAAGTTGCTAACGTGTGATCAGAGAGCAGACCTGCAGCTTTGGGCATCCAAATG tttgtgttatttgtttCGAGCACAAGCCATTCCAGATCATGAATCGACCATCTGTGTAAAG GTGGTTCCTACTCTTGTTCGACTGAGTAAATCTAATCATCCAGTTGTGTTACAAGCTGATGCTATCGAGACATTAG CATTTGTAATTCACGATTCACCCAAGCTGCAGGAACTTGCTTCTATAACTGATAGATTGATATTTACGTTAGCTGAGTATCTGCACAGGGTAGATCTGCCAGAGCTGCAGTATGTCAAACTCAGACgg AGTTGTTTTTTGGCTTTAGCAGCGTTAACACAGTCATTGGAAGACATCAGGCAGAAG GTTATTGGCTTGTGTGGTATACCAGAGCATCTAGTGTCAGGCTTAGAACATGTAGACGACACAGTCAAAGATGCATCGCTGAG ATGTTTCTTGAGCTTAAGTCGGTCGGTGAGACAGCTCAGATCAAGTTTGAAGGACGAAAACTTATGGAAACTGTTACTCAAG ttgcttgcaatttcaaacAGCGAGTTGCTTTGTCAGTCTTCTGCCGTCGTCTCGAACATAATTCTTGATTTCTCACCAGCTAAAGAG TTGCTTGTGCAAGAACGTGTGTTGTCTCGCCTGATCGAATTGACGAGACACGAAGTTACTGCAATTCGAGTTAATGCGGTGTGGAGCTTGATG AATGCGGCATATCATGCAGATTCCAATTTGAAGAATGAGTTGTTTGATGGCTTGGGTGCTAGTCAGTTGTTTAG TTTAATGCGTGACTCATGTCCACTTATTGTAGTCAAGTCGTTGTGTCTGCTAAGGAATCTAACGACAGATAAATTG GATGTTGATTCGATCATGTCCATTCATGGTGAAGACATCTTGCATCATATTCGTGAAATTATAGAGGAATCAATCGGACTGGATGTAACAGAACaagctctgtgtgtgttggtaaACATTGCGAGCAGCAAAGAAGGAAGgaacatgatgatgaggaaTGAGAATCTCATTAAGCACCTCAGTCATTTCATA AATACAGATAGTGTGCAGTTGCAGAGTGCTGCAGTGATCTGCGTCTTAAATCTGGCTCTAAGCAGTGAAGAAG GAGCAACTGAGCGGCAAGTAAAACTAGAAGAATCGGGTGTGAAGTACGCATTACAGAGAGCAAGTAAAACACAAGACACATGCCTCATGGACAG GGTAAAGGTGGCTCTAGAACAGTTTGATGCAGCTTAG